Part of the Metarhizium brunneum chromosome 6, complete sequence genome is shown below.
AGCTGTAACTGGGGTGGGGCGCACCAGCCGCACCAAAACAAACCTGGGCCGCAGGTTTAGGTAAGCAAGCTCGCAAACTAATTACTGAGATTCCAGCATCAACTAACAGCACCATGGTCATCAACTGCATTGCCTCGACCACTTGACTCAGATCCagccgccaaggccgcgTTTGACACACTGTTTGCTCACTGTCTCGGGGCATTTGGGCGACCCATGTGGCCTCTAGCTTCCGTCTTTCAGTGTTCCACCGGCCTACGGAGCTGGAGCCCGAAAACTTGACGTCTAGAGCTTAGGGGAGCTGGGCGATGAGCTCTGTCAAGCTCCATCACTAGGAACCTGTCGTCATGGGCTTAAGACACCGATGCACCGTACCTTGCAGGTAAGACAGCACGACATGAAGGATCTACCATGGTTTCCAAGCGGCCCATACCATGCGTGCACGGGGGCTTGGAATGAGTGGAGGAGTGACTGTGTGAATGGATGAGTGAGCAAGTGAGCGAGCAAGATGAAGAACTCAAAAGGCTACTGATGCTCGTACGATGGCGACTAATGGGCCTCAATCACCTGAGAGCCCCGGCCTTGCTCGAGCTCTTTGACGCTTCATCTATGTGACTTGCCAAGGGGTTGACGAGGAAGTTGAGGTATGTTGCGGAGTAGTCCGTACGGGGGTACTGCGTACATGACTAACagccatcttcgtcttcttgtttGTACTCTTTGGAGACATGCCCAAGGTAGATTGACGACCGGAACCGTCCGTCCAAGTTAGACCAGGATCGACCGAACCTGTCTCTACCCGCATACCTAGAGATGCACTTGACATGTTCAAGATATGCATGGGCACAGAGAACTTTCGAAATTGGCAGATGTCAAGGGGTACTCGCGAGGGATTAGATTTGCAGCTCTCTGTGCACACACTGCTTCATCAGAGCCAACTCGTGGTACATGAGCTAGGCCGTCCATAGTTGGTATTTCTCTGACCAAGAATGACTGAGACCTGGGTTACCCAGGCACCAGGCAATATAGCGTTTTGAAGGTATGTATCAACTGATGATGGTAGGCGCAGTACCACTCATGGGCGGCGGGTGGACGGCATTCCGTATGACCTAGGTGTAGTATATAATAAGGAGGAGAGAAGCAAGGGATTGGCAGGAGCTGGCAGCTTGAGTTTCAATGCCCAGGACGGAGAGGTGAGAAACgttgcctttgcctctccTGTTTTCATTTGTTCCGATGCACGTCTCTGCGATATTTCTAGACTTCTGCCAATTGTCCTCTACTAGTTCATCAGTGTTGGTGAATCAAGCTGCCAAGCTACGAGCATTGGAACGTGAATATCTGGTGCGAACCAGGGCTGCGCATGAGTCCGGAATGGTGTGGCCTTCTTGACAAAGGCGACGAATCATTCATGTTGCTTTTGCAGTTGACTGAACGCACCTCGAACTGTCtaaagtaagtacttaagtacatgaACTGGTCAAAGCAGTCAGTGCCATGTCCGGCCCGCCAGCGCCCGCCAGCGCCCGCCACTGGCCATGCCATCCGGCTGTGACTGagcacttcaatgttcaatgttcgctcCATCATTTGATAACAGCTCCACATGCCGTGTGGCCCGACCAAAAAATTGGGCACTGCCCTCCCAAAAGCTTGCCCAAGCATAGGGCACAAGccaccgacgacggcgcTCCTCGGGTCGACGGGTCTCTCAAATTGCTGCCCGTTCTCTTCACAGGGAGCCAAGCTGAGCTTTGGTGTAGCTCTCTGTCGTGTATTGTAGGCCTTTGGCATGGAAACCCTATCTTGGGTACTCTGTAGGTACATTAAGTAAGCAGTTCCCCTGGTGATAACTGGACAGTTGCTACATGCATGTACCTGGCACCGGGGGCAGGTGCACATGCGCTGGACTAGCAGCTGTTGGGAGTTGGGTGTGCTTAGCTGTACACCAGTCGTCATACTCGCTTCCCGATGTCCTCCTCCCCACATACAGAACTCGTCCACATTTTCGCATACTTTAGTAGCGGCTTCGACCTGGAACAAGACACCTCTCTCATCTTCCACCCTTCACACTTCACTCAATTTCGACCCCAACTCAACCTCTTGCTCTCCCTTCAGCGATACAATCGCAGCTACTGCACTCGCGCCATCAGATCCGAACACCCGACAGAAACAATAGCTTCAAAATGTCTGCCCAGGAAAAGGCTCAGAATTACCTCAGCAGCTTGGACAAGGAGGTTCGTTTACCGCTGAGCACGCGCCCAACCGAAACCACCATGACTTGCCTTACATTGTTCGAGATGTGCTAACCTGAAGCGCCCGCTGTCGCCTAAACTCTGTAGCTCTCCAAGTACCCTGCGCTGAACAACCTCGAGAAGCAGGCTGGTGTCCCGAAGGCGTATGTCGTCATTGGAGTCGCCGCTCTCtacttcttcctcatcatcttcaatcTCGGTGGCCAGCTCCTCACCAACTTCGCTGGCTTCATCATCCCGGGCTACTACTCTCTCCAAGCTCTTTTCACTACCACCAAGGACGATGACACCCAGTGGTTGACTGTACGCTTGCCTCCTGCCCTTGAATTGGCGTTGTCCCTCGTGAGAATCAAAAAGCTAACTGTCATTGCTTGCCTTTATAGTACTGGGTTGTCTTCTCATGCTTCACTATTATCGAGAGCTTCTTCAACATTGTCTACTGGTTCCCTTTCTACTTTGTTTTCAAGTTTGTTTTCCTCCTGTGGCTTTCTCTGCCCATGTTCCGGTAAGTCAAACACCCGGGGAAAAGGAGAAACATTTCAAATGCCAACTACTATTTCCCAGTGGTGCCGAGATCATCTTCCGATCTTTCATGGTCCCCACTCTCGGCCGATACTTCCAGCAGCCCGGCTCAACCTCTGCTGGTCTTCGCTCCAAGACTGGTGGTCTTGACAAGTCCGACTAAGTCTCGGGACAACTACGCGCTGTGCGGTCTATCAGTGACGCCTCCCATTTACGTGCGTAGACGGGAGTTTTGTACCTGCGCACTGTTTTGGGGCAGTGCTGGT
Proteins encoded:
- the yop-1 gene encoding Protein yop-1, with translation MSAQEKAQNYLSSLDKELSKYPALNNLEKQAGVPKAYVVIGVAALYFFLIIFNLGGQLLTNFAGFIIPGYYSLQALFTTTKDDDTQWLTYWVVFSCFTIIESFFNIVYWFPFYFVFKFVFLLWLSLPMFRGAEIIFRSFMVPTLGRYFQQPGSTSAGLRSKTGGLDKSD